TGGACTGCAGTGCACTAACAACCCAGAAGGCGGCACGAAAAACCTAAATTTCCCAACAATAGAGAAGGGGGTGTATTTTTGTTTCGTTGCATCCCTCGGTTGACCATTAGGAGGGGGGGTATTCTGCGTCTGTTAAGGCGCCCGTTTGCCGTCCGACAACCTGATTGACGAACATCACCAACGCCCAGGAGCTGCCCATAGGAAATGCGCCGGGCGCTGGACAGACTCGGCGTTTCCGATCGCTGAGCGCAGAGGCGACGGCGCAGTGCGACCCGACCCGCGGCGCACCGACCGACCGACCCAAGGCGCACCGACCCGACCCCCGGCGCACCGACCGACCGCGGCGCACCGACGCATCGTCGCTCCCCTCACACTCCGCTCTCATCTTCGCACGGTTTCCAGCCGCTCCTACTCTCCACAGCCACCCTTTCTTGTCTCCCCCACCCTTTTCGTCCATCTGTTCCCCCGTCCACCTTCCTTCTTATAAGCCATCATTCAACTGGGAAAATGGCAACGCGGATCGACAAAGAAGCTTGCAGGGAGGCGTACAACCTCGTCAGGGATGATAACACGGAGATTAACTGGTGGGTGACCTTAATTACAGCCGCGATTTATGTTTTACGAGCAATTATGTTGCGGGAAGTTGATGCGGCACCGCAAGAAATAAGGCGGGGGCTGAATTAATAAGGCAAAACACGGCTGTAATGATTTGTCATTGGTATTTGTTTCAAGATCCAGATTTTCATATTTAAACTTAAGCCCGGTAAATTTCTTATGGCGAAATGTTACCGATTGCTGTCGGTTATTGTATTGTAGTGATTTTGATTTTTGTCATCTTAACGCACATATCTGTGCGCAAAACTTACTGTTGCGCTGTAAGGTGTAAAAAGCAGTATAATGAGGCGTGCTGGCGCCTGGCGCCCGGGCGATGCCATCGACACCCAAAGCCGGGCTCTGTGGGTCTTGGAGCGGATTGTGCACCCCAGCTGACGGTGGTGTCCGGTTTATGCCTCAAGATAGGGATTAATGACGGTCCCCTCGTTTAACCGCAGACGGGGGATAGTAACCGAGTCGCGGTAGGGAGGGATTCATATCTCCTACTGCTGTACATGAAATGCATGCAAATTACACCCATCCTTGCCTGTATCCGCCGTAAATATAAACTAAGGAAACAGACGAGTATATATCAACCGAGGTTTGACCCGCTGATGAAACGGAATTCAGTAtatgtatttgtatatgtataAGTTATTGCTTTcgttatatttaaattatgaaaagtcggcttttacattttacagtctAGCACATAATTGTGAAATGCCCAACAGGGAGGGAGATggtcaacatatgtttttataaaATGAACCAAATGaattgatattattattaatatccaATGCCAGGTAATCTCTGCAGTTCTGAGGAATTTGAATTTTCAGAACATATTCAGAGGGCAAACGGcactcctgtttttttttttttttaaattttgtgaaGCGATTTGCTATGTATGATTTGGTAATATGacaaaaaataatgtaaaatgaaTTTTTATCCGTAATAAAtgccaaatgtttttttttccaagtcaaAATGGTGCATTATGATTACAATGTACAACTTCAGTAAGGGTGATAGACAGGCTATTGCACTTGGTGATTTTGGGCAAATTCTGAGCCTTATTGTCTGCGAGCTGTTGTTGCAGCAAGTGTTACATCCATCTCTTAATCGATTTTATTCATGTTCTTGGTAGTTTTTGCTCATTTAAGGATTCTTTTTTTATGTTGTGTGGTTACAGGGCTTCTTTCAAGTACGAAGGCTCCATGATTGTtcctggggggcaggggagggaaTATGAAGAATTTAAGCGCCAGTGTACAGGTGAGATTTCTCGCTTATTTAATGGAGGCAGCGCAGCACTGCCACGCCCTCTTCATTCCCGGTCTGGagggcaggaacaggcctcGTTCTCCAGCGGCCTGCATGAGTGCATGGCTGATATCCCAACTGTTTGGCCACTTTGTGGGGGATAATTACTACAGAGTCTCGCCTGCATGAACCGGTGTTTGCATCTCTACCTCAAGAAAATGACGCGCCTTCAGCAGCCGTAATGGAAAGACGTGGCTGTTAAACTGCACTGACCCATCAGCCTCTGGGGACTCCCTGTGTCACCGTGCTGCCGTCAGGCAACCAGAAGCTCAGTTTTGACCCTAAGCTGCACTGTCATACAGACAAAACAGTGCGAATAGTCGGCTTCTCCCTGCCCCTGTTTTTCACATTTCTATCAGTTTTCAAACTGTGCTTAGATGTGACTCACTGCAATAGCACTGGCTACAGATTTGATAACTAGGACTCTGCACTGATGCAGAAAGAAGCCTTTCACCAGTTATTCGCAGGTTCGGACACTGCACCCCATGATCACCACGGCGTCGCTTTAGGTCCTGTGGTCCCAGAGTAATGTCACCGTGTGCCCTTGAACAAGACCCTTAATCCCCAATTGCCCCTTGACCTCTGTTTCCAATTGTAAGTCActctagaaaaaaaacatttgataaGTAAGTTAAATGTAGGTTAGAAATCAAGTGAAAGTACTGCCAAGGAAAGAAACTGAAAACCTATATGAAAGACATACCAAGGACTCTGTCACTCTGTGTTGAGCCCCCCATTAAATTGGTATGATTTCACACGGGCCCTCTGCATGTCATAgaaattaattttacatttcACCCAGCGATTCCCCCAAGCCCCTCCTGGCGCAGTTTTGTCTCCTGACAGAGTAAGTCATTTTATGAGTGGTTTTACGGGGAATCCTCTTTTTTTAATGGACAGCGGCAGGTTAATCAGAACAGCGAAAGGTTTATGCTGTAGCCTTTGTCTCCTCGCGTCGTTCCGTCAGGGTGGCGGGACAGTGATATGTCAGCACACCCTTTTCAGCTGACCGCTATTAAAAGCGTAGAAGTTTGCGGGGGGAAGCATTTTGATGAGACACATGAGAGGGAGGAAGCTGttcagtctggggggggggggatgggggactgggactttttttttttttggtctggtCAGGTGACGCTTCTGCTGTCCCAATGGCAGCTGAACAATCAGTAATCTGTGGCATAACTTGGTTAAATATTTGAACTTTTAAGTAGCTGACAGATTAATATTTGATATGTTTACTGAGACTGACGTCTGCTAGGTTGCTTGGCTAACAACGTCTTCACTGGATTATCAGATTTTCATGGTCTTGTTAGTCTTTGATAGTGGGTGAATTAAACTAAAGTACAGAGGGAGGGTCAGGTGATTAAAGGAGGAGGAGGCTGTGACCTACTGGTGGGATCGGGTGTGACCTACTGGTGGGATCGGCTGTGACCTACTGGTGGGATCCTGGGCCAAAGATGAGCTCCACTCACATCTTGCACCACGTGCGGTTTCCTGACTGACGAGGTGGCTGTGAGTGGTGTTGAAAACCTGTGACTGTTTTCGTGATGGATCTTGATGGATTCTCTTCGTGGCAGCAAGTAACGATCAAGCTGAATTTTGGAAAGTCCACCACAGAAATGGATTTTCATGATGAGAACAGatcgaccaaaaaaaaaactcatccGGTTTGATGATGAACGGCCTTTGCTTTTTGTATTTAGCTGTATTGCACCAGGTTATAAGTTACTGAGAAACCATGATCCCTAGagaaacatttataaaatatataaagttTCAGGCATAGTTCAGTAAAACAATGTTACCTTGCAATTATTGTAGATGTGACAGGGTCAAAGTGTGCCTGACCGCCTAACAGCATTAAAGAAATAAACCTGTTTGTTTTATCTGCCCAAATAAACAAATTTTCATAAAAGGACTACATAGACCAATTCACCTTTCACAAATGTATTCAAACTTAGTCCCATATCTAGAatctgtgggtttttttttcctctccacGATTAATATTTAGCACCAGTCTTTAGATTTGCACGCTCAGCCACTGAATATAGTCTTTTATAGGAACATCAAAGGGTCTGGAAGCAGTGGGAGCCGCAGTGGTGAAGAACGTGACCTAACTTTGCGGGTTTTAGGACCCAGCTGGCGAGGATCAGGCGCTCCGTAGCTTGTACGGATGCTCCGCTTTGCAAATTGCATTAGCGGTGAACTTGGTACAATAAAATGATGCCATGCGACATGTCAcgcttggtgtgtgtgtgtgaagaaaGCTGTGACTGGCAAGCAGAGACATTGCTGACAGATTGCATGGATGTTGAAGTCCTTGCTAACATATTACTCACACGGATGCCAAGCCTTTTATTGTATGTCTGCGGTTTTGTTTCTTCCGACGAGTTTTCGCACAGTTTTAGCTCTCGGTCTTCACGCTTTTCTCTTAGCATTTAACAGCGTAGCATTTACTAATTGGTGCAGTTATTCAAAGAAGCCACTGCAGCGTTTACCTGCTGGTGCCACCTGATTGGTCGTCAGAAGCTTGGAGAACAATTGGCAGGATGTGGTAGTAACCAATGAAGTAATGCAGCTTCACGTTGTATCCGAGCTGAATGCGCGTGTAATGCTGCAGTGCTTATGCTATAAGGAAAAGTTCAGCAAGATTCCAGTAGGTGGCGATGACAGTAATTAACATGGAATTTGTGTTATACTGTAAATGGGCTACTGGCAGCGTGTTTAAATAGGAGTCCTGGGGCGGATAATGTTTATGTGAGAAAGAGGCATGGAATAAGGTAAATGCTAAGAAGACCTTGTGTGTCAGAATAGAagaaatggtgtgtgtgtgtgtatgtgtgtgtgactgattATACACATTACTGACTGACTACGCATGTCTCTGTCCGCTTTTCTCCACTGGACTTAGGGACACTGGTTCCATTCTTTTGACTGGGAGCTCTGACCTAAATATCTCCCCTTGTCTGTCTTTCTGCTTTTGGTTGATGTAGAGacaaagctgattggctgggaacCGTCCCTCCTCCCCTCTATAACCTGCGCCCTGCCCTTGCAGAGGTCTGTGAGTTCACGCGGCCTGTCCCCTGCCTGACCACTGTcgaacccccccaccctccacagATGATGTACGTCTCTTTGGCTTCATACGCATCAGGACGGGAGACTCCATGAGCAAGCGTGTAAAGTTCACGCTCATCACCTGGATCGGTGAGAACATCAGCGGCCTGCAGAGGGCAAAGATCAGCACCGACAAGGCACTGGTGAAGGACATTGTGCAGGCGAGTTCCCATTTCTGACGCATCTGGGGTGGGTCTGGCCCTGCGCCTATTGGAAAGATCTGTCGATACATGCCCACTCGTGTTTTTCTGACGCAAACCTTCTGTGCACCTGTATTGTTTATATGGTCCTGATTGCAGTGACCCACTCCAGCACACTTTCCCATCTGTGTGTATTTGCCTGGCCCCGCCCCTTATCCAATTGCCCCACCCACAACCACTTGTGTTTTCCTGACCTAAACCTTGAGTGCACCTGCTTTGTATATATGGACTTGAATGTAATGACTTGACTTCAGCACACTTTCCTGTCTATGTATATGTGCCTGAACGCAGCCCCAGCAAAGTGATCGAGCGCGTCACAGTGACGCCATGTGACTCCGCTGTGTCACTGGAAACGCACTTTGGGCTCCAGGAACAATTACACTCTGTTCTTTTGGTCCCATTTCCTTTCGTTGGTCCCCCCCTGCTCCGGACACCCCAGTTACACAGTCTCAGGGCTgattgcatgtgtgtttgtaattattGCACTGCGAGGACCAGAtctccccacaatgtgataaaaatctgtacctttttacattgtggggacattttttggtccccacaaggataacttcaattttataaaaatctgtgaacgcaatcaaaaaacaaaaaaatgccaaaagtctcgtattccgtttggttacttatgggtggCCCCGCCCATTAGGGTTCTGCCCAGTGACACGTTCGCTATTGGCACGTTCCATTGGCCCGGGGACTGTTTAATCCTTAGGTCTCGACTTAAGGCAATAATTTTTCAGGGACTGTGTTAAAGTAAACAGGATGAAAGTGGGGGGGTGTTAACCTGACAAGTATAGTGaagcatttctaaaatgtaaaAGGAGCAGATGGTTATTCCTTTCACATAGCTGCTAAGGGTGCGCCACTTTCAGGCCTACTGCTGTTGATCGATACTCACCATTAGTCACCAGAAGCTCCGGAGAGCGTGTGACCTCCCGCGTAAAAATCTCTGCATGTTAGTCGTGAGTTTGCTCAGCCCTGGACACTGGTGATTAAAATATCTGATATTCTCTTGCAGGGCAAACATGGTTAGGTCAGTTGACATTCCtagatggtgtgtgtgtgtgtgtgtgtgtgtgtgcagtagcCTAGcagcccatccagggtgtaccttgCTCTGTGcctcctgccccacccccccacaatccTGTCCTGGGTAAGTgcttgaaagatggatggatggatgggtgggtggatggatggatggatggatggatggatggatggatgggtggatagatAATCAATACACTTACTGGTACAGTTGACATAAgatgtacacacatacacttacaACAGTTGTTTGTGTTGctaccccctccccaccccaacaGAACTTTGCCAAGGAGTTTATGATCAGTGACATACGCGAGCTGGAAGAGGACTACATCCGCAACGAGCTCAAGAAGGCGGGCGGAGCCAACTACGATGCCCAGGCGGAGTAGAGTGAAGGGTgccagggcagggcagggtttgggttagggtttgggttagggttagggtttgggttagggtttgggttagggtaaggCAGGGCATGGCAGGTAGAGGAAGCTGCTCACCTAAAGTGGGGGGTCTGTTTGGACCAGAGGGGTTCAGGGGTGGAACTAGAAGCCCCCTTTCCCAAAGCACATTGAAGACCATCTAGCCTTGCTGGCCTGTGCGTAATGTCACACCGTTTAACCGTAGGATTAAAACTAGGCCAGGAGTATCTTTTAGTGACCTCTGGTTCCTGattggaacccccccccccattttaaacACTCAAAACTGTGAAGCTGCTCCCCTTATCAGTGGAGTAAGTACTGGTCCCCCTGTCATACACTGTTACCCCTCTGCCCCTCAGGTCCATCTGCAGATTCTCTGTTCACTGCCTCAGTCGCCCCCCAAAGAAGGTGTGGTTTAACCCTTCTTTCCATTTCACCCACACCTGCACGCCCCAGCTCTCGGGGCCGGCCGACTGTCTCTTACTCCACTCCTGAGGCAGTCTGACTGTAGTTTAgcttttatttcattcattttggTCTAGAATATGAAGAACCGTTTGCATTTTTCTTGGTCCCTATGAGAGTGCATTTTTTTTAGGAACTAAAAACTAGCGAGAGATGACTATAATAACAGCACCATTTGTCACAGATCAGTCATTTCAGAAtaaatttcatttttcaaaagTTTGTGTCTGGGAATTTGTTTCTTTGTGTCTGGGAATTTGAGTCTGGCTTGTATGCATTTATGGATCATTAGTCGCTCTTTACAGCACTGCATTGAAACCAGTCATCTGAACTGCGAAGGGGTTAGGATCAAATGGGAATGTGGATGCACCTAGAATCACTGGTGTCCCTGGAAGAAAGGGCCGAGGTCACATCTCCATTCTGAACACACAATGTCTGTTGTAAGTTCCACTGTTTCCATGGTTACCACAACCAGCCTTCTTCGGCCGCCGCCTTGAGCAGCACTGGTCTCAAGCCTGTCAATAATGGCCCCTGCCCATGTGATCTCCACTGCTTCATTACTTAATCTGTAATCTGCTTACCGTCTGCCTCGTTTAAGTTTTCTTAGTAGGACAATGAGATGGTGGTAACTGCGCGTTCGTTGGCGTGTAGTTTAAAAATGGAGACTTGTTCTTTTGTGAGTCGCGCAGGTCTGCATGTAGATGAAGGGAAGCCATTGTCAACAGGAGCTTTTGAAATCAGCTGCGTAATGAACAAGGAAGCTGGTAGGTTATGCGAAGCAGCCGAAAGTGTCTGTTTAGATGGCTAGATCTGGTGTTAAACAGACTTTGTGGAACACTCCCGAAGGGTTTGGCTGCGGTCTGTTTCTGTGTTGCGTTTAGGGATAAATGCGAGAAGGCCGTGGTACTCAAAGACAGGGGGTCCTTCCTCTTTCTGCAGAAGAGGTCCCACGAACCGACCTCAGAGGCCGATTAGGAGCGTAATAACGATGGCGGATGATGCGCAGATGGACACAGAGTCTCTGACTGTGTCCTTTGAAGTGGAGCATCTCAGAAGAGAGGAGGGAAGCCTGGAGAGAAGGAGCCCCCCCACTTTGGGGTTAGCGATGCGAAGCTTACGCAGCACCGCATACGGCAATAAGGACCTTCTACAAACCGCCCAGTCAGTCACACTTGTGGATCTCCTGCTTTCAGCTAAACCAGATGTGGCAGAAAATAGTTTAAATAGCAGGTGAACTCAGGATATGAGCTTCTGTCAGGATATGAGTGTTAGATCCTTGCAGGATGCTGATCTGCACGCTGACATTACACTCCTTCACTGACTCCCTCACTGACTCCTTATGTGATTCTACAGATTTTCAGTAGCACCAGTCAACCCATTAGGTGACGCAGGCGGCCGCCCAGGGTGTcatcctcggggggggggggggcagcttgccTAGGGCACCACGTGGGATTCGGCTGTGTAGTGTGAGGAGTCAATATTTGGCGCTGAAAGTGAaataaatttgatttttttaatgggTGTGTTTGAGGGGGTTGAGTGGAGCCTGTTTGGGGAGATtttctgatttttgttttttatggtGGGGGACTTAAGACGGGCCAAAATTCATGTTGTGGGGCCAACCTCGTAATTAGCCAATGATacgttttgaatcagtgagtgacaggggagggggcactctgggggccaatcagctttcagctggggtcagtgcccctgtggccccgcccctgggAGCTGTAAGGTACAGGTGGAAGATGGAGGACGCCGAAGGGGGTTGAGAAGGACCTGGGTGGGTCAGGAGCAGAGGTGAGATGGTGGATGGACGACTTTGGGGGGATAGAAGCAGCGGTGGGGGGAAGGGAGAAAATGGGGTGAGTGAGCCGGGGGCCCCTCCAGCGAGAGTGAATGGCACAGTGAATGGGCGGCCTGCCCCTCAATGCCTCTGTGTGCCCCTTTAGAACTGGCACAGAACTGCCATTGTTGCGGGGTGATGAGCTGCTCTCCATGCAGGACCACAGAAATGCCCCCACATCCATCCAGGCAGGCATGGGCGTCgctgccattaaatctgagagtgacgtgtccccctcacatttcataattattcgtttggactccccccccccccccccccacacacattaaacataaaatattagttcacccaGTGCTGTTTCTATTGCTCGCGAAAGAATCCATTCCACTTGATGGATATGAGAATACACATACCACTGAAAGACCAGTCCGGGTTTTCCAGGCTACCTACAACAACTCACCACACGCAAGTGAAGTGAATCGTCAGTGCAGCCCATAGACAGTAAAGGTGCAGGCTGCTCGATACAGGAGGAGGTAACGTCAGTCCCACTGCCATCTCACAATGTCCAACTTTTGCTAAAACCTTATTCTTTAGTTATATGCCCTCAAAATTAACCCTAGGCCACGTTAAATTAACAATAAAGTATTAGGAGTAGCCTAACCTTTGCCTTATTTACTTTAAGTAACAGTAGAGTATTCTTGGTTGATGTTCAATTGTTTGCAATACTTGCTCCCTCCCCAGACACAATGGACATAAGGAAATTCTTGACAAAGAAGCGGAAAGTAAGTCAAAATTTCTCCACAggacagggtttttttttcccagtggaAATGTTAGTGCAGTTAGCTGGCTAGTCAATGTTAGGAGATGTATCAGCTATcttaatgttagctatcattACATCCAAACCCAGTAGCAACAGCTATcttaatgttagctatcattACATCCAAACCCAGTAGCAACAGCTATcttaatgttagctatcattACATCCAAACCCAGTAGCAACAGCTATcttaatgttagctatcattACATCCAAACCCAGTAGCAACAGCTATcttaatgttagctatcattACATCCAAACCCAGTAGCAACAGCTATcttaatgttagctatcattACATCCAAACCCAGTAGCAACAGCTATcttaatgttagctatcatt
The Paramormyrops kingsleyae isolate MSU_618 chromosome 13, PKINGS_0.4, whole genome shotgun sequence DNA segment above includes these coding regions:
- the cotl1 gene encoding coactosin-like protein, which codes for MATRIDKEACREAYNLVRDDNTEINWASFKYEGSMIVPGGQGREYEEFKRQCTDDVRLFGFIRIRTGDSMSKRVKFTLITWIGENISGLQRAKISTDKALVKDIVQNFAKEFMISDIRELEEDYIRNELKKAGGANYDAQAE